The Arachis hypogaea cultivar Tifrunner chromosome 14, arahy.Tifrunner.gnm2.J5K5, whole genome shotgun sequence DNA window CAAACCACTCAGATAGTCTAACGGGCCACCATCCGTCATTATTGCTGGCCGACTGTCGATGGAAAGTATCAATATTAAGCGGAGGGTTTGGAGGTCCTTGCTTTCCCCCAAATTGACGCAACACTCGGTCAACATTTAGGATCTCAATCCATCTGAAAAATATGAGAGGCACAACGGCGGTATAGAAATCTCCATGTGGGTGGCCGAGGAATTCAGCCGGAACACTAGACAGAATCTGTGGGTCCATGTACGGTTTCCAAACAAACTACACATAAAAGAAACCCCTTCAGTAAAAGCATATACACAGTTGTTCGTAACATATTAATAACAACTAGCACTAACCTCATCCACGTGCAGATTGTTCAACCTCAGACGGTGCCTCAATAACCGCTGCTCAGCATAGTCATTTTGTCCTTTTTTTCCTGCCATCTGTTGGACAacgacaaaatttaaaaaaaaaaagaatttccaACCGCAAAGGATAGCTGAGAAAAGTCACAAAGTGAGAAGACATATACCATACCTCGTGGCTAAAGGAAAACTATACGGTGTCATGACATTCGGTGCCAAGAAAGGTAACCTGTAGTATATCCACGACATGAGCAACGTATGACAACCGGCCATACCCTCAACACTATAATCTATTGCTAAGCACATAGCACGATATAACCAACAGAGGACGGCGCTACCCCAACTGTAGGTGCAGATGGCATCATAGTCAGCCAATAACGGCAGATATCGAACATGCACCGTGTTATTTGCCTTGTCCGGAAGAAGCACACCTCCCAACAAGTAAAGTATGTAACACCGTGCATACTGCATGAGGCCATTATCTTCTAAGTCAAGCGGCATCTGTTGAAGACGAGTTCTGAGCCACTTCAGCTTTATGTTGAACTTCGTTGTCCTTACGTGGCCGACGGGAATCTCACCTAGAAGTTCATGACACCATTACCAAATATCTCTTTGGTGAAACTTGCTCCATGACCTCAAAGTACCACTAACAGGCTGACCATCAACAGGTAACCCTAACTGCATTGCTACATCCTCCAGGGTTATCGTACACTCGCCCCAAGGGAAGTGGAAGGTGTGTGTCTCCGGTCGCCATCGTTCAACCAAGGCACTAATAAGTGGATTGTCGTACTCGAAGTGCTTGATCAAAGAAGCGTGGTAAAATCCCGTGCGTCTTAGATAAGGCTCAAGCCTCTGCCGCCTAATTTCCATGCTTGGATCCGCagggttggtgcacgaaattgtgatctccaggctcgaacaaatcctggtaatggctccaaagcttggtgctctgatcttaattcatgattgtcacaacttcgatacaactaaccagcaagtgcactgggtcgtccaagtaataccttacgtgagtaagggtcgaatcccacggagattgttggtatgaagcaagctatggtcaccttgtaaatctcagtcaggcagatataaatggataatggtgttttcgaatttaatataataaaatagggatagaaatacttatgtaattcattggtagaaatttcagataggcgaaTGGAGATgatttcgttcctctgaacctctgctttcctgctatcttcatccaatcagtcttactcctttccatggctggctttatgtgatacatcaccactgtcaatggctactttcggtcatctctcgggaaaatgatccaatgccctgtcacggcacggctaatcgtctggaggcatcacccttatcaatggcttcatcttatcctctcagtgaataatatgctcacgcaccctgtcacggcacggctattcatctgtcggttctcgatcatgctggaataggatttactatccttttgcatctgtcactaacgccctgcaatcgcgagttaggagcttgtcacagtcattcaatcattgaatcctactcggaataccacagacaaggtttagaccttccggattctcttgaatgccgccatcattctagcttacgccacgaagattctggttaggagatctaagagatactcattctagcttatttcatgtagaacggaagtgtttgtcaggcacgtgttcataggggagatggtgatgagcgtcacacataatcatcaccttcatcacgttcttgggtgcgaatgggtATCTTAGaaacgaaataagatgaattgaatagaaaacagtagtacttgcattaatctttgaggaacagcagagctccacaccttaatctatggagtgtagaaactctaccgttaaaaatacataagtaaaaggtccaggcatggccgagatggccagcccccaaaacgtgatcaaaggatcataaggtaatccaaagatgccaaatacaatagtaaaaggtcctatttataataaactagctactagggtttacatgagtaagtaattgatgcataaatccacttccggggcccacttggtgtgtgcttgggctgggctttgattgttacacgtgtagaggtcctccttggagttgaacgccagcttttgtgccagtttgggcgttcaactctggttttggctccttttctggcgctggacgccagatttgggtagaaagctggcgttgaacgccagtttacgtcatctattcttggccaaagtatggactattatatattgctggaaagccctggatgtctactttccaacgcaattggaagcgcgccatttcgagttctgtagctccagaaaatccaacag harbors:
- the LOC140178437 gene encoding protein MAIN-LIKE 1-like, translating into MEIRRQRLEPYLRRTGFYHASLIKHFEYDNPLISALVERWRPETHTFHFPWGECTITLEDVAMQLGLPVDGQPVSGEIPVGHVRTTKFNIKLKWLRTRLQQMPLDLEDNGLMQYARCYILYLLGGVLLPDKANNTVHVRYLPLLADYDAICTYSWGSAVLCWLYRAMCLAIDYSVEGMAGCHTLLMSWIYYRLPFLAPNMAGKKGQNDYAEQRLLRHRLRLNNLHVDEFVWKPYMDPQILSSVPAEFLGHPHGDFYTAVVPLIFFRWIEILNVDRVLRQFGGKQGPPNPPLNIDTFHRQSASNNDGWWPVRLSEWFEEVVPAGTPEEYGRGPVVNLPPVPRDHRRRRPRRGRVEEHADPGEDRPDLPEEDRPGFEPDMGYHAPSQPLPVPGDYYYPQPFVQAEPTQPSSIQHFMPYRRPSSRCYSHLGGSNPLIQPIICGDATGSSLLINSR